In Massilia antarctica, the following are encoded in one genomic region:
- a CDS encoding phage tail protein, which translates to MALLSRADPVLNHNFVVSLLDTSSVLATLGSAALSAVLDVAVGGFSECSGIEMTMKTEDYKEGGNNGAVLRFPSRVEWGAITLKKGLGSGSALWDWHYGFAVGKGKRRDGLIVLLNDQHVPNNIWFFRRALPTKYSGPQLNATQNSVAIEAIEIAHEGIFQLPLVGAASGIGAALAGGGIGGAIAAAGSLSGSIGNF; encoded by the coding sequence ATGGCCCTGCTCTCGCGCGCCGACCCGGTGCTCAACCATAACTTCGTGGTCAGCCTGCTCGACACCAGCAGCGTGCTCGCCACGCTCGGCTCGGCGGCGCTGTCGGCGGTGCTGGACGTGGCGGTGGGCGGCTTTTCCGAGTGCTCGGGCATCGAGATGACGATGAAGACCGAGGACTACAAGGAAGGCGGCAACAACGGCGCCGTGCTGCGCTTCCCCAGCCGGGTCGAGTGGGGCGCGATCACGCTCAAGAAAGGCCTGGGCTCGGGCAGCGCCTTGTGGGACTGGCACTACGGCTTTGCGGTCGGCAAGGGCAAGCGGCGCGATGGTCTGATCGTCCTGCTCAACGATCAGCATGTGCCGAACAATATCTGGTTCTTCCGGCGCGCTCTGCCGACCAAGTACAGCGGGCCGCAGCTCAACGCGACCCAGAACAGCGTGGCGATCGAGGCGATCGAGATCGCCCACGAAGGCATCTTCCAGCTGCCGCTGGTCGGCGCCGCCAGCGGGATCGGGGCGGCGCTGGCGGGCGGCGGGATCGGTGGCGCGATCGCGGCGGCGGGCAGTCTATCAGGTTCGATCGGGAATTTCTGA
- a CDS encoding DUF4255 domain-containing protein codes for MYTSLAATSGTLRQLLAEAMASDIGPSGLAAFFTGTTVVSLETPQEMMSASRQGLSVWLYRVTRDDNRLNDPPVVRTLPSGRTEIVPPPLPLRLHYLITPIASGSADSPETEQRILGRALQLFHTYPVLAGALLRSDLAGSDAEVHVHLEALGLDEITRVWEALEGSYQLSVSYEVTLANIQSEATPLRVELVESVRAGMAAIVARVA; via the coding sequence ATGTACACCAGCCTGGCCGCGACAAGTGGAACCCTCCGCCAATTGCTGGCGGAAGCCATGGCCAGCGATATCGGGCCGTCCGGGCTCGCCGCGTTTTTCACCGGGACGACCGTGGTGTCGCTCGAGACGCCCCAGGAAATGATGTCGGCCAGCCGCCAGGGATTGTCGGTCTGGTTGTATCGTGTCACCCGCGACGACAATCGCTTGAACGATCCGCCCGTGGTGCGCACCTTGCCGTCCGGCCGCACCGAAATCGTGCCGCCCCCGCTGCCGCTGCGCCTGCACTACCTGATCACGCCGATCGCAAGCGGCAGCGCGGACAGCCCGGAGACCGAACAACGGATCCTGGGGCGGGCGCTGCAGCTGTTCCACACCTACCCCGTCCTGGCCGGCGCGCTGCTGCGTTCCGACCTGGCCGGCAGCGACGCCGAGGTGCATGTGCATCTGGAAGCGCTCGGACTGGACGAGATCACGCGCGTGTGGGAAGCGCTCGAGGGTTCCTACCAGCTGTCGGTGTCGTACGAAGTCACCTTGGCGAACATCCAGAGCGAGGCGACCCCATTGCGCGTCGAACTGGTCGAGTCGGTGCGCGCGGGCATGGCCGCCATCGTGGCGCGGGTAGCCTGA
- a CDS encoding phage tail protein, protein MASDQRNDPYRGYNFVLEIDNLPKGAFSEVGGLTADGDSVDYREGTDMQSNVRKLMGMRKYTNLTFKRGYTQDKALWQWYTNVMNGVPDRRNVTIVLLNERREAVLRWHAENAWINKIEGPSLKASSNDVAMESMELIHEGLTLEM, encoded by the coding sequence ATGGCAAGCGACCAACGCAACGACCCCTACCGCGGGTACAACTTCGTGCTCGAGATCGACAACCTGCCCAAGGGCGCGTTTTCCGAGGTGGGGGGGCTGACCGCCGACGGCGACAGCGTCGACTACCGCGAGGGCACCGACATGCAATCGAATGTGCGCAAGCTGATGGGCATGCGCAAATATACAAACCTCACGTTCAAGCGCGGCTACACCCAGGACAAGGCGCTGTGGCAGTGGTACACCAACGTGATGAACGGCGTGCCGGACCGGCGCAACGTCACCATCGTGCTGCTCAACGAGCGGCGCGAGGCGGTGCTGCGCTGGCATGCGGAGAACGCCTGGATCAACAAGATCGAAGGGCCGTCGCTGAAGGCGTCGTCGAACGACGTGGCGATGGAATCGATGGAATTGATCCACGAAGGCCTGACCCTGGAAATGTAA
- a CDS encoding CIS tube protein produces MSEPAKAIFRVYWHGRGQPEDIPVQYNPSEYTLDKQAQIAEVQIPGLDAPLQQFVRGQAEKLTLELFFDTTEHGMGAGATSVTTETDKIYQLIKIEPTRHAPPILEFIWSDQMAGAHIGGAPGSVAAAAAKAVSGAAQAAGSAVGAALGAAGSIGAAAQALLGPALGSQRRNGFRCLLESVKQKFTLFSPEGVPLRATLTVSLREYKRLRDQLLELHLSSPDRTHVHALQQGEQLASVAQRYYDSPVDWRAIAEHNAIDDPRRIVPGRLLTVAPLD; encoded by the coding sequence GTGAGCGAGCCCGCGAAAGCCATCTTCCGGGTCTACTGGCACGGCCGCGGCCAGCCGGAGGACATCCCGGTGCAGTACAACCCGAGCGAGTACACCCTGGACAAACAGGCGCAGATCGCCGAGGTGCAGATTCCCGGGCTCGATGCGCCGCTGCAGCAGTTCGTGCGCGGCCAGGCCGAGAAGCTGACGCTCGAGCTGTTCTTCGACACCACCGAGCACGGCATGGGCGCGGGCGCCACCAGCGTGACCACCGAGACCGACAAGATCTACCAGTTGATCAAGATCGAACCGACCCGCCATGCGCCGCCCATCCTCGAATTCATCTGGAGCGACCAGATGGCCGGCGCCCATATCGGCGGCGCCCCGGGCAGCGTGGCGGCCGCGGCGGCGAAGGCGGTCAGCGGCGCGGCGCAGGCTGCCGGGTCGGCCGTGGGCGCGGCCCTGGGCGCGGCCGGCAGCATCGGCGCGGCGGCCCAGGCGCTGCTCGGGCCGGCGCTGGGCAGCCAGCGACGCAACGGCTTCCGCTGCCTGCTCGAAAGCGTCAAGCAAAAATTCACCCTGTTCTCGCCCGAAGGCGTCCCGCTGCGCGCCACCTTGACGGTCAGCCTGCGCGAATACAAGCGGCTGCGCGACCAGTTGCTCGAGCTGCATCTGAGCTCGCCCGACCGCACCCATGTGCATGCACTGCAGCAGGGCGAGCAACTGGCCAGCGTGGCGCAGCGCTATTACGACAGCCCGGTGGACTGGCGCGCCATCGCCGAACACAACGCGATCGACGACCCGCGCCGCATCGTGCCGGGCCGCTTGCTCACCGTAGCGCCGCTCGACTGA
- a CDS encoding phage tail sheath family protein translates to MPEYLAPAVYVEEVDTGSKPIEGVSTSTAGMIGVTERGPVNVPVLVTSFGEYQRWFGQALNPVFYGEHRFLPHGVEGFFSNGGRRLYVTRVLDITQALAASRQLVAPDLAAPLQTSLILPGAPGTSAITLVADPGFVAGNTVQIGAGASAEFMQIAGPAAAANTVTLRLPLSFDHAAPQAVDHATIVDAAPPASHGTTLAQDAAAGASAIVLGAFAFAPALAAGHVLRVGSGDQEELVVAAGPPVANRVTLRAPLQLPHAAPGQVVRQLVTPIAPATQVGASSAPGSAVVAVVANAGLTTAGDGIQFSHADPARTEYRRIGALTRLTLTQAAYGNYPAGTRVESVTLGAAGAAVNLSVKADPGATVITVSDRTGMTEGGMLAVGLGADLELVDIVSLPAHAPPPDSGNVVLRAPLRIAHLATPGIVAPRAAPTAATLQTVVALDAADGADHILVGRDGFVAGGAIRIVPASGGPYYHLVGGAPAALTPQTIALSNPLRNPHAAGALVARRSPMMTVRAIDAGIWGNRLRVAMEPQGSALLNTRVRQVLPGGRLRLNSAAGIETGSELLVTDSSTIVTALKVLSIDRGDDYLITLEAGTPLPGLVVPGDQVRSREYRFMVELLRQPDPSNPARDNIAIDREVFGALSLDPRHTRYFQRVIGCTWNLSNAATTLDDMGRPLRRADRRSEGESGYVRVIDAAPTNGLRAGPVATYDIRPGTPPRLVLLPLAQGDDMIGGIGDATYIGDDNVNPELRTGLFTLRNVEQISIIAAPGRTSVQMQGALINHCELMRYRFVALDGLAPPGDSMSDIQAQRQQFDTKYAALYHPWLLIPDPYPGNPAAPADYPIPPVGHVLGIYARTDIERGVHKAPANEVVRGVTGLQRLLNKEQHDILNPYPVNINVIRDFRPNNRGIRVYGGRCITSDSDWKYVNVRRLLIFIEASVDRGLQWVVFEPNAEPLWARVRRAISNFLTLVWRNGALEGTKVEEAFFVKCDRSTMTQTDIDQGRLICLVGVAPVKPAEFVIVRIGLWTAHAED, encoded by the coding sequence ATGCCTGAATATCTCGCCCCCGCGGTCTATGTCGAAGAAGTCGATACGGGCAGCAAACCGATCGAAGGCGTGTCGACCAGCACGGCCGGCATGATCGGCGTGACCGAGCGCGGGCCGGTCAACGTCCCGGTCCTCGTCACCAGCTTCGGCGAATACCAGCGCTGGTTCGGGCAAGCCCTCAATCCTGTCTTCTACGGCGAGCACCGCTTCCTGCCGCATGGCGTGGAAGGCTTCTTTTCGAATGGCGGCAGGCGGCTCTACGTGACACGGGTGCTGGACATCACCCAGGCGTTGGCGGCCAGCCGCCAACTGGTCGCGCCCGATCTCGCCGCGCCCTTGCAGACCAGCCTGATCCTGCCGGGCGCGCCCGGTACGAGCGCGATCACCCTGGTGGCCGACCCTGGCTTCGTGGCCGGAAACACCGTGCAGATCGGGGCCGGGGCCAGCGCGGAATTCATGCAGATCGCCGGCCCGGCCGCCGCCGCCAACACCGTGACCCTGCGCCTGCCACTGTCTTTCGATCATGCCGCGCCGCAGGCGGTGGACCACGCGACCATCGTCGACGCCGCCCCGCCCGCCAGCCACGGCACGACCCTGGCCCAGGATGCCGCGGCCGGCGCCAGCGCGATCGTGCTCGGCGCCTTCGCCTTTGCCCCGGCCCTGGCGGCCGGCCATGTGCTGCGCGTCGGCAGCGGCGACCAGGAGGAACTGGTGGTCGCCGCCGGCCCGCCGGTCGCCAACCGGGTCACCTTGCGCGCGCCCTTGCAGCTGCCGCATGCGGCCCCCGGCCAGGTGGTGCGCCAGCTGGTCACCCCGATCGCTCCCGCCACCCAGGTCGGCGCCAGCAGCGCGCCCGGCAGCGCCGTGGTCGCGGTCGTGGCCAATGCCGGGCTGACCACCGCCGGCGACGGCATCCAGTTCAGCCATGCCGACCCGGCCCGCACCGAGTACCGCCGGATCGGCGCGCTGACCCGGCTGACCTTGACCCAGGCGGCCTACGGCAACTACCCGGCCGGCACCCGGGTCGAGAGCGTCACCCTGGGCGCGGCCGGCGCGGCGGTCAACCTGAGCGTGAAGGCCGACCCCGGCGCGACCGTCATCACCGTGTCCGACCGCACCGGCATGACCGAGGGCGGCATGCTGGCGGTCGGCCTGGGCGCCGATCTTGAGCTGGTCGACATCGTCAGCCTGCCGGCCCACGCACCGCCGCCGGATAGCGGCAATGTGGTGCTGCGCGCGCCCCTGCGCATCGCCCACCTCGCCACGCCCGGCATCGTGGCGCCGCGCGCGGCGCCGACGGCGGCCACCCTGCAGACGGTGGTGGCCCTCGATGCCGCCGATGGCGCGGACCACATCCTGGTCGGGCGCGATGGTTTCGTGGCAGGCGGGGCGATCCGCATCGTGCCCGCCTCCGGCGGTCCCTACTACCATCTGGTGGGCGGGGCGCCGGCCGCGCTCACGCCCCAGACCATCGCCTTGAGCAATCCCCTGCGCAATCCGCACGCCGCCGGCGCGCTGGTGGCCAGGCGCAGCCCGATGATGACGGTGCGCGCCATCGACGCCGGCATCTGGGGCAACCGCCTGCGCGTGGCGATGGAGCCGCAGGGCAGCGCCCTGCTCAACACCCGGGTGCGCCAGGTTTTGCCGGGTGGGCGGCTCAGGCTCAATTCGGCCGCCGGCATCGAAACCGGCAGCGAGCTGCTGGTGACCGATTCGAGCACCATCGTGACCGCCCTCAAGGTGCTGTCGATCGACCGCGGCGACGACTACCTGATCACCCTGGAAGCGGGCACGCCGCTACCCGGCCTGGTGGTCCCGGGCGACCAGGTGCGCAGCCGCGAGTACCGCTTCATGGTGGAGTTGCTGCGCCAGCCCGATCCATCCAACCCGGCGCGCGACAATATCGCCATCGACCGCGAGGTGTTCGGGGCGCTCTCGCTCGACCCGCGCCACACCCGCTACTTCCAGCGGGTGATCGGCTGCACCTGGAACCTGAGCAACGCCGCCACCACCCTGGACGATATGGGCCGCCCGCTGCGCCGCGCCGACCGCCGCTCGGAAGGCGAATCGGGCTACGTGCGGGTGATCGATGCGGCGCCCACCAACGGCCTGCGCGCCGGGCCGGTCGCCACGTACGATATCCGCCCCGGCACCCCGCCCCGGCTGGTGCTGCTGCCGCTGGCCCAGGGCGACGACATGATCGGCGGGATCGGCGACGCCACCTATATCGGCGACGACAACGTCAACCCCGAGCTGCGCACCGGGCTGTTCACCTTGCGCAACGTGGAGCAGATCAGCATCATCGCCGCGCCGGGGCGCACCAGCGTGCAGATGCAGGGCGCGCTGATCAACCATTGCGAGCTGATGCGTTACCGCTTCGTCGCGCTCGACGGCCTGGCGCCGCCGGGCGATTCGATGTCCGACATCCAGGCGCAGCGCCAGCAGTTCGACACCAAGTACGCGGCGCTCTACCACCCCTGGCTGCTGATCCCCGACCCCTACCCCGGCAACCCGGCGGCGCCGGCCGACTACCCGATCCCGCCGGTGGGCCACGTGCTCGGCATCTACGCCCGCACCGACATCGAGCGCGGCGTGCACAAGGCCCCGGCCAACGAGGTGGTGCGCGGCGTGACCGGCCTGCAGCGGCTGCTGAACAAGGAGCAGCACGACATCCTCAACCCCTATCCGGTCAACATCAATGTGATCCGCGATTTCAGGCCCAACAACCGCGGCATCCGCGTCTATGGCGGGCGCTGCATCACCAGCGACTCGGACTGGAAATACGTCAACGTGCGGCGCCTGCTGATCTTCATCGAGGCCTCGGTCGACCGCGGCCTGCAATGGGTGGTGTTCGAACCGAATGCCGAGCCGCTATGGGCGCGCGTGCGCCGCGCGATCAGCAATTTCCTGACCCTGGTCTGGCGCAATGGCGCGCTGGAAGGGACCAAGGTCGAGGAAGCCTTCTTCGTCAAATGCGACCGCAGCACCATGACGCAGACCGACATCGACCAGGGCCGCCTGATCTGCCTGGTCGGGGTTGCCCCGGTCAAGCCGGCCGAATTCGTGATCGTGCGGATCGGCCTGTGGACCGCCCACGCCGAGGATTGA
- a CDS encoding phage tail sheath family protein, which produces MRVYETPGVYYERADASGGGIAALRTDVAGFVGIAQRGPLGIAVPVESARQFEAWFGAPIDNGYLAWCARAFFENGGRRMWAVRVASAAASSAALALDDGAGPAWRIEASSPGAWGNKLGVRITELRRAQTRATVDPVDLARLRVTDSAGFARASLVECQAGPLRERAVLAALDAASGALSLSRPLALFAPNSRLRVETIAYAIEVFDGGRLIALYDDVSLIPEHPRYGPLLLKQPWQTPDIRQPDLEQLRVPEPDLALDYFRAARNRGASAPPAIVIRELRPQAARAALNLLAGAGGAAPAEPVRLAGGADGLAALAVRDFLGADQPPGASGVAFAATRSGIAALAPVEEIALLAVPDIHIQPRQPNPLQAPAGCAPDPCLPVRVLAPAPPPPAAVDLPPRFTLAEIYQVQAAMVAQCEGRRDRIALLDAPFDTCNRLSFSVNELRAWRSRFDTRFGALYAPWLLVVDPLRAGASPARAPTRPIPPSGHVAGLCAAIDLRAGVHVAPANVPLLWAQDASLAFDDARHGELNMLGINLLRAQPGRGVRVLGARTLSSDTDWRFVNVRRLMSMIAKAIDLSIQWAVFEPNDWHTRAKLSMVIGSFLRGLWARGALVGSATDEAFYVCCDDSNNPPETRARGQLQIKVGVAPSVPFEFIVLRIGRDANGFAMSTDAAAADA; this is translated from the coding sequence ATGCGAGTCTACGAAACGCCAGGTGTGTATTACGAGCGGGCCGACGCGTCAGGCGGCGGCATTGCCGCGCTGCGCACCGACGTCGCCGGCTTCGTCGGCATTGCCCAGCGCGGGCCGCTGGGCATCGCGGTACCGGTGGAATCGGCGCGCCAGTTCGAGGCCTGGTTCGGCGCGCCGATCGACAACGGCTACCTGGCCTGGTGCGCGCGGGCTTTTTTTGAAAACGGCGGGCGCCGCATGTGGGCGGTGCGGGTCGCTTCCGCCGCCGCCTCCAGCGCCGCGCTGGCACTGGACGATGGCGCCGGGCCGGCGTGGCGGATCGAGGCATCCAGCCCCGGTGCCTGGGGCAACAAGCTGGGGGTGCGCATCACCGAGTTGCGGCGCGCCCAGACCCGCGCCACGGTCGATCCGGTCGACCTGGCGCGCCTGCGGGTGACGGACAGCGCCGGCTTCGCCCGTGCCAGCCTGGTCGAGTGCCAGGCCGGACCCTTGCGCGAACGGGCGGTGCTGGCCGCGCTGGATGCGGCCAGCGGCGCGCTGTCGCTGAGCCGGCCACTGGCGCTGTTCGCGCCGAACAGCCGGCTGCGCGTCGAGACCATCGCCTATGCCATCGAGGTGTTCGACGGCGGCCGCCTGATCGCGCTGTACGACGACGTGTCGCTGATACCGGAGCATCCGCGCTATGGCCCGCTGCTGCTCAAGCAGCCATGGCAGACACCCGACATCCGCCAGCCCGACCTTGAACAGCTGCGAGTGCCGGAGCCGGACCTCGCGCTCGACTACTTCCGCGCCGCGCGCAACCGCGGCGCGAGCGCGCCGCCGGCCATCGTCATCCGCGAACTGCGCCCGCAGGCGGCGCGCGCCGCGCTGAACCTGCTCGCCGGCGCCGGCGGGGCCGCGCCGGCCGAACCGGTCCGGCTGGCAGGGGGCGCCGACGGCCTGGCGGCGCTGGCGGTGCGCGATTTTCTCGGCGCCGACCAGCCGCCCGGCGCCTCTGGCGTGGCGTTCGCCGCCACCCGCAGTGGCATCGCGGCGCTCGCCCCGGTGGAAGAAATCGCCCTGCTGGCGGTGCCCGACATCCATATCCAGCCGCGCCAGCCCAATCCGCTGCAGGCCCCGGCCGGCTGCGCGCCCGATCCCTGCCTGCCCGTGCGGGTGCTGGCGCCCGCACCGCCGCCGCCGGCCGCCGTCGATCTTCCGCCGCGCTTCACCCTGGCCGAGATTTACCAGGTGCAGGCGGCGATGGTGGCGCAGTGCGAAGGCCGGCGCGACCGCATCGCCCTGCTCGATGCGCCCTTCGATACCTGCAACCGGCTGAGCTTCTCGGTCAACGAGTTGCGCGCCTGGCGCAGCCGTTTCGATACCCGCTTCGGCGCGCTCTACGCGCCCTGGCTGCTGGTGGTCGATCCGCTGCGCGCCGGCGCCAGCCCGGCCAGGGCGCCGACCCGGCCGATCCCGCCCAGCGGCCATGTCGCCGGCCTGTGCGCGGCCATCGACCTGCGCGCTGGTGTCCACGTGGCGCCGGCCAATGTGCCACTCCTGTGGGCCCAGGACGCCTCGCTCGCCTTCGACGATGCGCGTCATGGCGAGCTCAACATGCTGGGCATCAACCTGCTGCGTGCCCAGCCCGGGCGCGGGGTGCGGGTGCTGGGCGCGCGCACCCTGTCGTCCGATACCGACTGGCGCTTCGTCAACGTGCGGCGCCTGATGTCGATGATCGCCAAGGCGATCGACCTGTCGATCCAGTGGGCGGTGTTCGAGCCGAACGACTGGCACACGCGGGCCAAGCTGTCGATGGTGATCGGCTCCTTCCTGCGCGGCCTGTGGGCGCGCGGCGCGCTGGTCGGCAGCGCCACCGACGAAGCCTTCTACGTGTGCTGCGACGACAGCAACAACCCGCCCGAGACGCGCGCGCGCGGCCAGCTGCAGATCAAGGTGGGCGTGGCGCCCAGCGTGCCCTTTGAATTCATCGTGCTGCGCATCGGACGCGACGCCAACGGCTTTGCGATGAGCACCGACGCGGCCGCGGCCGACGCCTAG
- a CDS encoding phage baseplate assembly protein V: MKQHGAVTAFVDEVDASQGRVKVEYKAIEDKLLSPWAYIAAPMSGKGRGALFMPEKGDEVLICFADGQFGHPYVVGFLWNGEQVSPEKEAHNRVIVTPGGHQLRFEDKENDTRIILTSHGKHALTMEDKAAGPQVRLQSKDGRELLLDDLAANGKVLLKSGENRILMDDLPAGTKIELKAGNGVGVTITMNATPQPSLSIAVGAGNTIDVSSSGVSLTAAGALSINAGGTSSITVGGASSVTVAGAANVTVGGAASITAGGAASITAGGAVAITAAGAASITASALSVTAGIATFSGVLQAATVITNAVVSPVYTPGVGNLI, translated from the coding sequence ATGAAACAGCATGGTGCCGTGACGGCCTTTGTCGACGAGGTCGATGCCAGCCAGGGCCGGGTCAAGGTCGAATACAAGGCGATCGAGGACAAGCTGCTGTCGCCCTGGGCGTATATCGCGGCGCCGATGTCGGGCAAGGGCCGGGGCGCCCTGTTCATGCCGGAGAAAGGCGACGAGGTGCTGATCTGCTTCGCCGACGGCCAGTTCGGCCATCCCTATGTGGTCGGCTTCCTGTGGAACGGCGAACAGGTCTCGCCCGAGAAGGAAGCGCACAACCGGGTCATCGTCACCCCCGGCGGCCACCAGCTGCGCTTCGAGGACAAGGAAAACGACACCCGGATCATCCTCACCTCGCATGGCAAGCATGCCTTGACGATGGAAGACAAGGCCGCCGGCCCCCAGGTCCGGCTGCAGAGCAAGGATGGGCGCGAGCTGCTGCTCGACGACCTGGCGGCGAACGGCAAGGTGCTGCTCAAGTCCGGCGAGAACCGGATCCTGATGGACGACCTTCCCGCCGGCACCAAAATCGAGCTGAAAGCCGGCAATGGCGTTGGTGTCACGATCACGATGAACGCCACGCCGCAACCGTCGCTGTCGATCGCTGTCGGCGCCGGCAACACGATCGACGTCAGCAGCAGCGGGGTCAGCCTGACCGCGGCCGGCGCGCTCAGCATCAACGCCGGCGGTACCTCCAGCATCACGGTCGGCGGCGCCTCCAGCGTCACGGTCGCTGGCGCGGCCAATGTCACCGTGGGCGGCGCGGCCAGCATCACGGCCGGGGGCGCCGCCAGCATCACGGCCGGCGGGGCGGTGGCGATCACCGCCGCCGGCGCCGCCAGCATCACCGCCAGCGCCCTCAGCGTCACCGCCGGCATCGCCACCTTCTCCGGCGTGCTGCAAGCGGCGACGGTGATCACCAACGCGGTCGTCAGCCCGGTCTACACGCCGGGTGTCGGCAATCTGATTTAA
- a CDS encoding phage late control D family protein — protein MTAITLQEAAATYEDFYVPRFEIKAGGKAIAPAVLRDVVQVTYNDSTTEIDSVDITVNNWDDSTRSFKYVGSERSARLSGATPEEQLQRLFEPCAGEFELKLGYGSNLSSVVKGATTSLEPTFPAGAAPTLTVRALNVLFKLRTKQYRDHWSNKKISEVAEDIGRRNDSDGKKRFPLPIRIDRTAKGKEPKLDYIAQDNQYDIDFLLLEARKIGYVVYVDLEPQGRGKAPREVLHFGPSNALHEGVPAVSYELKWGISLIDFSPKLSTANQVKSVEVKGWNRQTNKAIKKKVDLRHPDIKINRDLLHLLDQDGCKPREEVIVDEPQYTPEQAERRALAVLSEKLKQMVEATGTTVGLPDLRAGRRVRIKGLGARFSGIYFVIKTTHTINDSGYLTKFTARREQGEEGEL, from the coding sequence ATGACCGCCATCACGCTACAGGAAGCCGCCGCCACCTACGAAGACTTCTACGTCCCCCGCTTCGAGATCAAGGCCGGCGGCAAGGCGATCGCGCCGGCGGTGCTGCGCGACGTGGTGCAGGTGACGTACAACGATTCGACCACCGAGATCGACAGCGTCGACATCACCGTCAACAACTGGGACGATAGCACGCGCAGCTTCAAATACGTCGGCTCGGAGCGCTCCGCCAGGCTGAGCGGCGCCACCCCGGAAGAACAGTTGCAGCGCCTGTTCGAGCCCTGCGCCGGCGAATTCGAGCTGAAGCTGGGCTATGGCTCGAACCTCAGCAGCGTGGTGAAGGGCGCCACCACCAGCCTGGAACCCACCTTCCCGGCCGGGGCCGCGCCGACCTTGACGGTGCGCGCGCTCAATGTGCTGTTCAAGCTGCGCACCAAGCAATACCGCGACCATTGGAGCAACAAGAAGATCAGCGAGGTGGCCGAGGATATCGGCCGCCGCAACGATAGCGACGGCAAGAAGCGCTTCCCGCTGCCGATCCGCATCGACCGCACGGCCAAGGGCAAGGAACCCAAGCTCGATTACATCGCGCAGGACAACCAGTACGACATCGACTTCCTGCTGCTGGAGGCGCGCAAGATCGGCTATGTGGTGTATGTCGACCTCGAACCCCAGGGACGCGGCAAGGCGCCGCGCGAGGTGCTGCACTTCGGACCCTCGAACGCGCTGCACGAGGGCGTGCCGGCGGTCAGCTACGAGCTTAAATGGGGTATTTCGCTGATCGATTTCAGCCCCAAGCTGTCCACCGCCAACCAGGTCAAGTCGGTCGAGGTGAAGGGCTGGAACCGCCAGACCAACAAGGCGATCAAGAAGAAGGTCGACCTCAGGCACCCGGACATCAAGATCAACCGCGACCTGCTGCACCTGCTCGACCAGGACGGCTGCAAGCCGCGCGAGGAAGTCATCGTCGACGAGCCGCAGTACACGCCGGAACAGGCCGAGCGGCGCGCGCTGGCGGTGTTGTCCGAAAAGCTCAAGCAGATGGTCGAGGCCACCGGCACCACGGTCGGCCTGCCCGACCTGCGGGCCGGCCGGCGCGTGCGCATCAAGGGGCTGGGCGCGCGCTTCTCGGGCATCTACTTCGTGATCAAGACCACCCACACGATCAACGACAGCGGCTACCTGACCAAATTTACCGCCCGCCGCGAGCAGGGCGAAGAGGGGGAACTATGA